GCCGCCTTCGGGAGCCGGAGCGGACCGTGGGCCCTCTCCGCCCGTTTCGGCACGCACCAGAACCACCGGCCCTTCCGCCTCGGCCACGACCGGCAGGCTGATGTCTCCCAGGAAGTAACTCTGGAGGGGCACCAGCCCCCGCGATCCGAGCACAATCATCTCGGACTCCGAGGCCGCGCGCAGCAGTGCGTGCTCGGCGTCGTCGGCAACCAGGTTGCCGAGGACCGCGAGGCCCGGGTGGCGCGCCTGGAGCTCTGTGCGGACCTTGTGCACGATCCGCTTCGCCCAGTAGTTCTGATCCATCTCCGCGGGGGCGCGGGACGGTTCCGGCACCAGCAGGGGCCACGCGTGCAACAGGCGCAGTGTGAGCTTGCGCCGCTCGGCTTCGTCGGCAGCCCAACGGGCGGCGGCAAGGCTCTCGGGTGAGCCGTCCAGGCCCACGGTGACGACTGGCTCCATGACGACTGTCTCCGTCTCCTGACCGGCTGGAATGACGTGAACGCCTCCGCTTCCCGGACTGCTGCCGGCGCGCCGGGCACGGCCTCTTCTCATTCGAGGAGTACCCCAGATCTCCTGGCGGCGCATGCGGGGCCTGACGGGGGGCAGCGCAGGATCCGGCACGCGGCCATTGCGCCGCCCGCGGTCCCGGACGTCTCACGTGCCGGTGGGGGAACTCCGGGTGTCATCGGTCCGGTAGGTGATGTGCTCGGCGACGGAGACGACGCCGTCGACGCTCCGGCACAGCCGGTCGACGATGGGAATCAGGCTCTTGAACTCGACGGAGCCGCTGAGGACGACCTGCCCCTCGCTCACCTCGGCCGTCACCGCCGAAGGGGCGAAGCCCATCGTCCGCTGCAGCACATCCCGGTCGATCTCTTCGTGGATGGCGTCGTCACGGCGCAGGAAGACCCGCAGCAGGTCGCTGCGGCTGACGATGCCCAGCAACTTGTCGGTCTCGTCCACGACGGGCAGACGTTTGACGTTCTGCACCTCCATGAGGCGGGCCGCCTCCACCACGGTCCACTCCGGACGCGCACACACCGCGGGAGCCGACATCAGCTCCTCGGCCCTGGCTCCCTCCGCCTTGGCCCGTTCCCACGCCTCCAGATGCGGGATCGGTGTGCGGCCGGACGGATCGGCCTGGTCGGCCGACTTGCGCAACAGGTCGGCCTCGGACACCAGCCCCATGGGACGGTCCAGCTCGTCCACCACGGGTACCGCGGTGACATCGTTCTCCGCCAACAGTTTGACGATCTCCTTGAAGGGCAGGTCACGGCGCGCCCGGACGACCCCCCTGGTCATGAGCTCCGCGACCGTTCGGTGGCGCATACAGCTTCTCCCTTCGGGATGTGACAACCGGTACGGGCCCGTTCCCGGGACCGGTGGGCCCTGGGCCGGCCCCCTCGGCCCCTCGGAATCGGGGCCGTTCATCCCATGCGGCGACACGCCGCGCGTGGGACGTTGGGTACAGAGACATCATGAGGAAACGGCGGCGATCATGCGAGCTCACCTCGGCGATCAACTTGTTGTCGAAAGCCCGGCCACCGGCGCGAGCGGACGCGACGGCGAGATTGTCGGACTCCACCACGACGATGGAACTCCGCCCTACGATGTGCACTGGTCGGACACCGGCCAGGTGACACTCGTTTTCCCCGGGCCCGACGCCCACATCCGTCACCTTGAGCACCAAACCGGGGCGGCCCAGGGGCTCGACCGGCCGGGCGACGGGACACCCAACCCCGGCGACATCGGTCGGCGTGTGGCCG
This sequence is a window from Streptomyces sp. NBC_01217. Protein-coding genes within it:
- a CDS encoding universal stress protein; the encoded protein is MEPVVTVGLDGSPESLAAARWAADEAERRKLTLRLLHAWPLLVPEPSRAPAEMDQNYWAKRIVHKVRTELQARHPGLAVLGNLVADDAEHALLRAASESEMIVLGSRGLVPLQSYFLGDISLPVVAEAEGPVVLVRAETGGEGPRSAPAPEGGVVVALKLHGSCDDPLAFAFTTATARGLPLLAVHGRSLPLDAYVPWGVDHDVAEEVTQDAQKQLSQALRPWRDKFPLVEVAENVVLESPAKAVVRAAEGAGLLVVGRRMHRPALASHLGPVAQAAIHHARCPVAVVPHD
- a CDS encoding CBS domain-containing protein, whose product is MRHRTVAELMTRGVVRARRDLPFKEIVKLLAENDVTAVPVVDELDRPMGLVSEADLLRKSADQADPSGRTPIPHLEAWERAKAEGARAEELMSAPAVCARPEWTVVEAARLMEVQNVKRLPVVDETDKLLGIVSRSDLLRVFLRRDDAIHEEIDRDVLQRTMGFAPSAVTAEVSEGQVVLSGSVEFKSLIPIVDRLCRSVDGVVSVAEHITYRTDDTRSSPTGT